In one Acidimicrobiia bacterium genomic region, the following are encoded:
- a CDS encoding elongation factor G has product MLVSKIRNVALVGHGGAGKTTLAEALLFVAGAIQRMGRVEDGTTVCDFDPEEQKRTISVSLALAPFEYDGYKINVIDTPGYADFVGDVAAALRAADLAIFVVSAVEGVEVQTETAWQLAEASAMPRAIFVNKLDRERASFQRTLDQLKERFGAGVAPLELPIGEEAAFRGVMDLLTDEAVTYDGTTGKGSTEPVPEELATEEHAVHDALVEGIVVADDDLMERYLGDEQLSVAELEQALAKGIAEGSVFPVLCGSATKLIGVDRLAHFIAEEGPAPSTSDGPPAAFVFKTIVDPYVGRVNLFKVLQGQVDQDATLLNGRTMNDERLHQLSTMRGKEQQTIKSVPAGDIAAVAKLTDTATGDVLATRGADIGVEPLSPPEPTLAVAIRAKNKGDEDKLANALHRLQDEDPAIKIERNAETHQTLVWGMGETHVGIALEKLSRKFGVEVQTEDVKVAYRETITDTAEAEGKYKKQTGGHGQFGVAFLRVEPLERGSGFEFVDAIVGGAIPRQFIPAVEKGIGETMSGGGLHGFPVVDVRVTCFDGKYHPVDSSEMSFKMAGSLGFKEAMAKASPILLEPISELVVMAPEAYQGDLMGDLNSKRGRIQGSSAIGGGEMEVVALVPTSEVLRYAIDLRSLTQGRGRFAMKHSHYDPVPAHLVDKVAAALAASKA; this is encoded by the coding sequence ATGCTCGTGTCGAAGATCCGCAACGTCGCCTTGGTTGGCCACGGAGGCGCCGGGAAGACCACGCTCGCGGAAGCGCTGCTCTTCGTTGCCGGCGCCATCCAGCGCATGGGACGCGTCGAAGACGGCACCACCGTCTGCGATTTCGATCCCGAGGAGCAGAAGCGGACCATCTCCGTGTCCCTCGCCCTCGCGCCGTTCGAGTACGACGGCTACAAGATCAATGTCATCGATACGCCGGGGTATGCCGACTTTGTGGGCGATGTCGCAGCCGCGCTACGGGCCGCCGACCTTGCGATCTTCGTGGTGTCCGCGGTCGAGGGTGTCGAGGTGCAGACCGAGACGGCATGGCAGCTGGCCGAAGCAAGCGCCATGCCCCGCGCGATCTTCGTCAACAAGCTGGACCGGGAGCGCGCGTCGTTTCAGCGCACGCTCGACCAGCTCAAAGAGCGGTTCGGTGCCGGTGTTGCACCACTCGAGCTGCCGATCGGCGAAGAGGCCGCGTTCCGCGGCGTCATGGACCTCCTGACGGACGAAGCGGTCACGTATGACGGCACGACCGGCAAGGGCAGCACCGAGCCCGTGCCCGAGGAGCTGGCCACGGAGGAACACGCGGTGCACGACGCTCTCGTCGAAGGGATCGTCGTCGCCGACGACGATCTCATGGAGCGCTACCTCGGCGACGAGCAGCTCTCGGTCGCGGAGCTCGAGCAGGCCCTGGCCAAGGGCATCGCCGAGGGCAGCGTGTTCCCTGTGCTGTGTGGCAGCGCGACCAAGCTGATCGGCGTCGATCGGCTCGCCCACTTCATCGCTGAGGAAGGGCCTGCGCCGAGCACCAGCGACGGTCCACCCGCGGCGTTCGTGTTCAAGACGATCGTCGACCCGTACGTGGGTCGCGTGAACCTCTTCAAGGTGCTCCAGGGGCAAGTCGACCAGGACGCCACGCTCCTCAACGGGCGCACGATGAACGACGAGCGCCTGCACCAGCTGTCCACCATGCGGGGCAAGGAGCAGCAGACGATCAAATCGGTCCCGGCCGGTGACATCGCCGCCGTCGCCAAGCTCACCGATACGGCGACGGGTGACGTGCTCGCGACGCGCGGCGCTGACATCGGCGTCGAGCCGTTGTCTCCGCCCGAGCCGACGCTGGCCGTGGCCATCCGAGCCAAGAACAAGGGCGACGAGGACAAGCTCGCGAACGCGCTGCACCGGCTTCAGGACGAGGACCCGGCGATCAAGATCGAGCGCAACGCGGAGACGCACCAGACCCTCGTCTGGGGCATGGGCGAGACGCACGTCGGCATCGCGCTCGAGAAGCTCTCCCGCAAGTTCGGGGTCGAGGTGCAGACCGAGGACGTGAAGGTTGCGTACCGGGAGACGATCACCGACACCGCGGAGGCCGAGGGCAAGTACAAGAAGCAGACGGGCGGTCACGGGCAGTTCGGCGTCGCCTTCCTGCGCGTCGAGCCGCTCGAGCGAGGGAGCGGTTTCGAGTTCGTGGACGCGATCGTCGGCGGCGCGATCCCCCGTCAGTTCATCCCGGCCGTCGAGAAGGGCATCGGCGAGACCATGTCGGGTGGAGGGCTCCACGGGTTCCCCGTGGTCGACGTGCGGGTGACGTGCTTCGACGGCAAGTACCACCCCGTGGACTCGTCGGAGATGAGCTTCAAGATGGCCGGCTCGCTCGGGTTCAAAGAAGCCATGGCCAAGGCGTCCCCCATCCTGCTGGAGCCGATCAGTGAGCTGGTGGTGATGGCCCCCGAGGCCTACCAGGGCGACTTGATGGGCGATCTGAACTCCAAGCGCGGCCGCATCCAGGGCTCGAGCGCGATCGGTGGCGGCGAGATGGAAGTCGTTGCACTGGTGCCCACCTCAGAGGTGCTGCGCTACGCCATCGACCTGCGCTCACTCACGCAGGGCCGCGGCCGCTTCGCGATGAAGCACTCCCACTATGACCCCGTCCCCGCGCACCTCGTCGACAAGGTCGCCGCGGCCCTCGCGGCTTCAAAGGCCTAG
- a CDS encoding CDP-alcohol phosphatidyltransferase family protein — translation MLDGRWRAKAERGLDPAGRVLHRLGVSADVLTVFGLFAAIGTAALIANGNLALAVIGVILSGLPDLLDGSVARHSGTASARGAFLDSVCDRVADAVLLAGVAWHLTDDGPGAPVLVVGVVALSMLVSYERAKAEALGFSARGGMMERFERLVLLGVGLAFDVLIPVLWIMLVLTAVTAAHRFAKVWRQASPSERLTTPGRMRTRFVRSHRARRNRPRRVSRVSRWR, via the coding sequence ATGCTGGATGGACGTTGGCGCGCGAAGGCAGAGCGCGGCCTCGATCCCGCAGGCCGGGTGCTCCATCGTCTCGGTGTCTCAGCCGACGTGCTCACGGTCTTCGGCCTCTTCGCGGCGATCGGCACGGCGGCGCTCATCGCCAACGGCAATCTTGCGCTCGCGGTGATCGGCGTCATCCTGAGCGGCCTGCCCGACCTCCTCGACGGGTCGGTCGCCCGCCACAGCGGCACGGCGAGCGCGCGCGGCGCGTTCCTCGACTCGGTCTGCGACCGGGTCGCCGACGCCGTCCTTCTCGCCGGCGTCGCGTGGCACCTGACCGACGACGGACCGGGCGCGCCGGTCCTGGTGGTGGGCGTCGTCGCGCTCTCGATGCTCGTGTCCTACGAACGAGCCAAGGCGGAGGCGCTCGGGTTCTCCGCACGCGGCGGGATGATGGAGCGCTTCGAGCGGCTTGTGCTGCTCGGCGTGGGCCTCGCCTTCGATGTCCTCATCCCGGTCCTGTGGATCATGCTCGTGCTCACTGCGGTCACTGCTGCCCATCGGTTCGCGAAGGTCTGGCGCCAGGCCAGCCCGAGCGAGCGCTTGACCACCCCTGGTCGAATGCGCACGCGCTTCGTGCGGAGTCACCGTGCCCGGCGCAACCGGCCGCGCCGCGTATCTCGCGTATCGCGCTGGCGCTGA
- a CDS encoding phosphatidylinositol mannoside acyltransferase, whose amino-acid sequence MPGATGRAAYLAYRAGADVARALPPALGLRIARGISRGMTAIFSKRRLQVERNLRRATRGALSEGELHRATSRLFSNYGQYWYELFRLRREHRSLEADTDSEGYEHIAEPQAAGRGVILALPHLGNWDAAGAWLAGRGHRLTVVAEPLEPPELFTWFATERRELGMDVVPLGPGAAGALLRALADGGIAALVCDRDLTGDGVEVELFGEPTTMPGGPAVLAFRSGAPIVPVGIYFRPAARRFVRILAPVPTERRGSLRDDVQRVTQDLARCFEGLIAAAPDHWLMMQPVWPSDSAPRP is encoded by the coding sequence GTGCCCGGCGCAACCGGCCGCGCCGCGTATCTCGCGTATCGCGCTGGCGCTGACGTCGCGCGGGCGCTTCCGCCCGCGCTCGGACTGCGGATCGCGCGAGGCATATCGCGAGGGATGACGGCGATCTTCAGCAAACGCCGTCTCCAGGTTGAGCGCAACCTCAGACGCGCCACACGAGGCGCGTTGAGCGAGGGCGAGCTGCACCGCGCTACCAGTCGGCTGTTCTCGAACTATGGGCAATATTGGTACGAGCTGTTTCGTCTCCGGCGCGAGCACCGTTCACTCGAAGCCGATACCGACAGCGAAGGCTACGAGCACATCGCAGAACCCCAAGCGGCAGGACGAGGCGTGATCCTCGCGCTCCCACATCTGGGCAACTGGGACGCGGCGGGTGCGTGGCTCGCGGGGCGCGGCCATCGGCTCACGGTCGTCGCGGAACCGCTCGAGCCCCCAGAGCTCTTCACCTGGTTCGCGACCGAGCGACGCGAGCTGGGCATGGACGTGGTCCCGCTCGGTCCCGGCGCAGCCGGGGCGCTGCTGCGCGCGCTCGCCGACGGCGGGATTGCCGCCCTCGTGTGCGACCGCGACCTCACCGGAGACGGCGTCGAGGTGGAGCTGTTCGGAGAGCCCACCACGATGCCGGGCGGGCCAGCGGTGCTCGCATTCCGTTCCGGAGCACCGATCGTGCCGGTGGGCATCTACTTCCGGCCGGCGGCACGACGGTTTGTGCGGATCCTGGCGCCGGTCCCGACTGAGCGTCGTGGGAGCCTGCGCGACGATGTGCAGCGCGTGACTCAGGACTTGGCCCGATGCTTCGAAGGGCTGATCGCGGCGGCACCCGACCATTGGCTGATGATGCAGCCGGTCTGGCCGAGCGACAGCGCGCCCCGACCATGA
- a CDS encoding glycosyltransferase family 4 protein has protein sequence MICPYSLSLFGGVQLQVLALARALRQCGVDARVLAPSDGPPPGPGIISVGPTFRFPSNGSIAPITSGRAVASRTLEALRSFAPDVLHLHEPLSPGANHAALLATEIPAVGTFHAAYPGRNGWYDALRLPLRRLVERLAVRTAVSEEAQRNIETTFGLPCEILPNGVEIATYAGAESWPSASPAVLFIGRHEQRKGLGVLLDAFSGLHEDAVLWIAGHGPETTSLRSSAAGDTRVDWLGVISEHEKARRLRGATVACFPSIEGESFGVVLLEAMAAGAAVVASDLTGYRDVVRNGREVLLVPPGDVGALRDALGRALSDPALRDELVAAGRTRAEEFAMPRLAASFIERYESLLASKPNVTSGPARSTI, from the coding sequence TTGATCTGTCCATACTCGCTGTCCCTCTTCGGCGGTGTGCAGCTCCAGGTGCTCGCACTTGCGCGCGCCTTGCGGCAGTGCGGCGTCGACGCACGAGTGCTCGCGCCATCCGACGGACCGCCGCCCGGACCGGGGATCATCAGCGTCGGACCGACCTTCCGCTTCCCGTCCAACGGGTCGATCGCACCCATCACATCGGGACGCGCGGTGGCAAGCCGTACGCTCGAGGCACTGCGATCGTTCGCCCCTGATGTGCTGCACCTGCACGAGCCGCTATCGCCCGGCGCGAACCACGCCGCTCTCCTTGCCACGGAGATCCCAGCCGTCGGCACGTTCCACGCGGCATACCCGGGCCGCAACGGCTGGTACGACGCGCTGCGCCTGCCGCTCCGACGGCTCGTCGAGCGCCTTGCGGTGCGCACGGCGGTGTCCGAAGAAGCACAGCGTAACATCGAGACCACGTTCGGCCTGCCGTGCGAGATCCTCCCGAACGGCGTGGAGATCGCCACGTACGCGGGCGCCGAGTCGTGGCCGAGTGCATCGCCGGCGGTCCTGTTCATCGGTCGGCACGAGCAGCGAAAGGGCCTCGGCGTCCTGCTCGACGCGTTCTCCGGGCTCCACGAGGACGCAGTGCTGTGGATCGCGGGGCACGGACCAGAGACCACGTCGCTTCGCAGCAGCGCCGCCGGCGACACGCGGGTCGATTGGCTCGGAGTGATCTCCGAGCACGAGAAGGCTCGCCGCCTGCGCGGCGCGACCGTCGCGTGCTTTCCGTCCATCGAAGGTGAGTCGTTCGGCGTGGTGCTGCTCGAAGCCATGGCTGCAGGAGCTGCCGTCGTCGCGTCCGACCTCACCGGCTATCGCGATGTCGTCCGAAACGGCCGTGAGGTCCTCCTCGTGCCCCCTGGGGACGTTGGCGCGCTCCGAGATGCGCTCGGGCGCGCACTCAGTGATCCGGCGCTTCGTGACGAGTTGGTCGCGGCCGGACGGACGCGAGCGGAGGAGTTCGCGATGCCTCGTCTCGCCGCGTCCTTCATCGAGCGCTACGAGTCGCTCCTTGCCAGCAAGCCGAACGTCACCTCTGGGCCGGCCCGGTCCACGATCTGA
- a CDS encoding LemA family protein, giving the protein MTAVYVIAAVIIVLLLFVILIYNSLIRSRNRVDNAWSQIDVQLKRRYDLIPNLVETVKGYAAHERQTLEAVTSARAQAIDAQQRGSVQQQAQAENALTGALKSLFAVSEAYPDLKANQNFLQLQEELTSTEDRIAYARQFYNDSVLNYNNSIQVFPKNILAGMFNFEKREFFEGEAEAQGPVKVEF; this is encoded by the coding sequence GTGACCGCCGTGTATGTGATCGCCGCAGTCATCATCGTGCTGTTGCTGTTCGTCATCCTCATCTACAACAGCCTGATTCGGTCGCGGAACCGGGTCGACAACGCGTGGTCGCAGATCGATGTGCAGCTGAAGCGTCGCTACGACCTCATCCCGAACCTCGTGGAGACCGTCAAGGGCTACGCCGCTCACGAGCGCCAGACGCTCGAGGCGGTCACCAGCGCTCGCGCCCAGGCCATCGATGCGCAGCAGCGGGGCTCGGTGCAGCAGCAGGCGCAGGCCGAGAACGCGCTCACCGGTGCCCTCAAGAGCCTGTTCGCGGTGTCGGAGGCGTATCCCGACCTGAAGGCCAACCAGAACTTCTTGCAGCTGCAAGAGGAGCTCACGTCGACCGAGGACCGCATCGCGTACGCGCGACAGTTCTACAACGACAGCGTCCTCAACTACAACAACTCCATCCAGGTGTTCCCGAAGAACATCCTCGCTGGGATGTTCAACTTCGAGAAGCGGGAGTTCTTCGAGGGCGAGGCGGAGGCGCAGGGTCCGGTCAAGGTCGAGTTCTAG
- a CDS encoding M48 family metallopeptidase has protein sequence MSESPQPVARTDFHREIRRNKWRTFVILAAFVFLILLVGVAFDVLLGFGVAAVIIAFVIAVFMAFFSYFYSDRMALAASRAKPAEGPEYQRFHNIVEGLCIAAGLPKPKLYVVDDPAPNAFATGRNPKHSSLAVTTGLLKMMNRVELEGVIAHELSHVKNYDILAGTVAVIAVGTIVLLADLGLRFMFWGGGRGRRDSRDSGGAGAIIAIAALALLVLAPVAAQLMQFSMTRKRELLADATGVQLTRYPPGLCSALKKLRDDTAVVHYATRATAQLWIESPLDRDKEKKGSWLNRAFDTHPPLDERIRLLESM, from the coding sequence ATGAGCGAGTCACCGCAGCCAGTCGCGCGCACCGACTTCCATCGCGAGATCCGCAGGAACAAATGGCGGACGTTCGTGATCCTCGCGGCGTTCGTCTTCTTGATCCTCTTGGTCGGCGTCGCCTTCGATGTGCTGCTCGGCTTCGGAGTCGCTGCCGTGATCATCGCGTTCGTCATCGCGGTGTTCATGGCGTTCTTCTCGTACTTCTACAGCGATCGAATGGCGCTCGCGGCGTCGCGTGCGAAGCCGGCTGAAGGACCGGAGTACCAGCGGTTCCACAACATCGTCGAAGGGCTGTGCATCGCCGCGGGATTGCCGAAGCCGAAGCTCTATGTGGTCGACGACCCGGCGCCGAACGCATTCGCCACCGGCCGCAACCCCAAGCACTCGTCGCTGGCGGTGACCACCGGGTTGCTGAAGATGATGAACCGGGTAGAGCTCGAGGGCGTGATCGCCCACGAGCTGTCCCACGTGAAGAACTACGACATCCTGGCCGGGACCGTCGCGGTGATCGCGGTCGGCACGATCGTGCTGCTGGCCGATCTCGGGCTGCGGTTCATGTTCTGGGGCGGGGGAAGGGGCCGACGTGACTCCCGCGACAGCGGCGGCGCCGGCGCGATCATCGCAATCGCGGCGCTCGCCTTGCTCGTGCTCGCACCCGTCGCGGCTCAGCTCATGCAGTTCTCGATGACGCGCAAGCGAGAGCTGCTCGCTGATGCCACCGGAGTGCAGCTCACGCGCTATCCGCCAGGTCTGTGCTCGGCGCTCAAGAAGCTTCGTGATGACACGGCAGTGGTGCATTACGCCACGCGCGCCACCGCTCAGCTGTGGATCGAGTCACCGCTCGATCGTGACAAAGAGAAGAAGGGTTCGTGGCTGAATCGGGCCTTCGACACCCACCCCCCCCTGGACGAGCGGATCCGCTTGCTGGAGTCCATGTGA
- a CDS encoding DUF3048 domain-containing protein, whose product MSQVAFKVRFVALGAALALTVGACSGEDKRAAPKPKPEPSTTTTTIPVPIAPFTGLPDPEGLANSRSSVAVKIENSPDARPQSGLDVADIVYEEVVEGGITRFWAVFNSRAPDNIGPVRSVRAMDPPIVKPLGGVVAYSGGTSPNVAGVRATGLVWVDENNAGDTFFRDSGRYAPHNLFARSASLFERGGQPVPPRPMFTYFDKDDEAEFVGEPILSFHVNFDQGYDVTYVWDAKRKGWLRFQGSSGPFFAVGSTFTQTQVTPTNVIVQVIPYPKGAEGLSFGSGDAYVFSNGQLIRGRWSRIYPGVPTKFFDADGAPIVLTPGRTWVELLPVGRTVDVAPGAPPTTTTSTTKAKKKKGK is encoded by the coding sequence GTGAGCCAGGTCGCGTTCAAGGTGCGATTCGTCGCGCTCGGGGCCGCTCTTGCGCTCACGGTGGGCGCGTGCAGCGGTGAAGACAAGCGAGCCGCGCCGAAACCGAAACCCGAGCCGAGCACCACCACGACGACGATCCCTGTCCCCATCGCGCCGTTCACCGGACTGCCCGATCCCGAAGGCCTCGCGAACAGCCGGTCGTCGGTCGCGGTCAAGATCGAGAACAGTCCGGACGCGCGCCCGCAATCGGGTCTCGATGTCGCCGACATCGTCTACGAGGAAGTCGTCGAGGGCGGGATCACGCGGTTCTGGGCGGTGTTCAATTCGAGAGCACCGGACAACATCGGTCCGGTGCGCTCCGTCCGTGCGATGGATCCGCCCATCGTCAAGCCGCTCGGCGGAGTCGTCGCGTATTCAGGGGGGACATCGCCCAACGTGGCCGGCGTCCGGGCGACCGGCTTGGTCTGGGTAGACGAGAACAACGCGGGCGACACGTTCTTTCGGGACTCCGGGCGGTACGCGCCCCACAACCTGTTCGCGCGCAGCGCGTCGCTGTTCGAGCGCGGCGGGCAACCGGTCCCGCCGCGTCCGATGTTCACCTACTTCGACAAGGATGATGAGGCGGAGTTCGTCGGCGAACCGATCTTGAGCTTCCACGTCAACTTCGACCAGGGCTACGACGTCACCTACGTGTGGGATGCCAAACGCAAGGGCTGGTTGCGCTTCCAGGGCTCGAGCGGGCCGTTCTTCGCGGTCGGGTCGACCTTCACGCAGACGCAGGTGACGCCGACGAACGTGATCGTGCAGGTGATTCCGTACCCGAAGGGCGCCGAGGGCCTGTCGTTCGGCAGTGGTGACGCGTACGTGTTCTCGAACGGTCAGCTCATCCGAGGCCGATGGAGCCGGATCTACCCGGGCGTGCCCACGAAGTTCTTCGACGCGGACGGTGCGCCGATCGTGCTCACGCCTGGACGCACGTGGGTAGAGCTCCTGCCCGTCGGGCGGACCGTCGACGTGGCCCCCGGTGCGCCACCGACCACGACGACGTCCACCACCAAGGCCAAGAAGAAGAAGGGCAAGTAG
- the pdxS gene encoding pyridoxal 5'-phosphate synthase lyase subunit PdxS has product MPDGTEEPAARTTGTARVKRGLAEMLRGGVIMDVVTPDQAKVAEDSGAVAVMALERVPADIRRDGGVARMSDPAMIEGIRQAVTIPVMAKCRIGHFAEAQVLESLSVDYVDESEVLTPADEAHHVDKWAFTVPFVCGATNLGEALRRISEGAALIRSKGEAGTGNIVEAVRHLRSILGDIRKITVADEAEQFVWAKELRASVELVREVAERGELPVPLFCAGGIATPADAALVMQLGAQAVFVGSGIFKSSEPAATAKAVVEATTHFRDAAIVAKVSRGLGDPMRGEEIAGLDVKLSERGW; this is encoded by the coding sequence ATGCCCGATGGAACCGAGGAACCCGCGGCACGCACGACCGGCACTGCACGCGTCAAGCGTGGTCTCGCCGAGATGCTGCGCGGTGGCGTGATCATGGATGTCGTCACCCCGGACCAGGCCAAGGTCGCCGAGGACTCCGGTGCGGTGGCCGTGATGGCCCTCGAGCGGGTCCCCGCAGACATCCGCCGCGACGGCGGGGTGGCGCGGATGAGCGATCCTGCGATGATCGAAGGGATTCGGCAGGCCGTCACGATCCCCGTGATGGCCAAGTGCCGCATCGGCCACTTCGCCGAGGCTCAGGTGCTCGAGTCGCTCAGTGTCGACTACGTCGACGAGAGCGAGGTGTTGACGCCGGCCGACGAGGCGCACCACGTGGACAAGTGGGCCTTCACCGTGCCGTTCGTCTGCGGTGCGACCAACCTCGGCGAGGCGTTGCGTCGCATCTCTGAGGGCGCCGCCTTGATCCGCTCGAAGGGCGAAGCAGGGACCGGCAACATCGTCGAAGCGGTTCGCCATCTGCGGTCGATCCTCGGCGACATCCGCAAGATCACCGTGGCCGACGAAGCCGAGCAGTTCGTGTGGGCCAAGGAGCTTCGGGCGTCGGTGGAGCTCGTGCGCGAGGTGGCAGAACGGGGAGAGCTCCCGGTCCCGCTGTTCTGCGCGGGTGGGATCGCCACGCCAGCCGACGCCGCGCTCGTGATGCAGCTCGGTGCGCAGGCGGTGTTCGTGGGGAGCGGCATCTTCAAGAGCTCGGAGCCGGCGGCAACCGCGAAGGCAGTGGTCGAGGCAACCACGCACTTCCGTGACGCTGCGATCGTGGCCAAGGTGTCACGTGGGCTCGGCGACCCGATGCGCGGCGAGGAGATCGCCGGCCTGGACGTCAAACTCTCCGAGCGCGGCTGGTAG
- the pdxT gene encoding pyridoxal 5'-phosphate synthase glutaminase subunit PdxT, which translates to MFKFGVLALQGAFREHREVLDALGVATTEVRTPEQVTGLDALILPGGESTTVGKLLETSGVLPVLRERLHDGMAAFGTCAGLILLSNCVVDGRPDQVALDALDVTVRRNAYGTQLASFEANLDIGILGGRPFPGVFIRSPVVECVGEGVEVLAEHEGHPVLVRSGRIWASTFHPELSGDLRVHERFLNEVMS; encoded by the coding sequence ATGTTCAAGTTTGGGGTCCTCGCGCTCCAGGGGGCGTTTCGAGAGCACCGTGAAGTGCTCGATGCGCTCGGCGTCGCGACCACCGAGGTCCGCACACCTGAGCAGGTCACCGGGCTCGACGCGCTGATCCTGCCAGGAGGTGAGTCCACCACCGTCGGCAAGTTGCTGGAAACCTCAGGCGTGCTTCCTGTGCTGCGCGAGCGGTTGCACGATGGCATGGCGGCGTTCGGGACGTGCGCGGGGCTCATCCTGCTCTCCAACTGCGTCGTCGATGGGCGGCCCGATCAGGTTGCACTCGATGCCCTCGACGTGACCGTGCGGCGCAACGCGTACGGCACCCAGCTGGCGTCGTTCGAGGCCAACCTCGACATCGGCATCCTTGGGGGCCGTCCGTTCCCCGGCGTCTTCATCCGTTCGCCGGTGGTCGAGTGTGTGGGCGAGGGTGTCGAGGTCCTGGCTGAGCACGAGGGCCACCCCGTGCTCGTCCGGTCGGGCAGGATCTGGGCCTCGACGTTCCATCCTGAGCTGTCCGGAGATCTCCGCGTTCACGAGCGGTTCCTCAACGAGGTGATGTCATGA
- a CDS encoding YebC/PmpR family DNA-binding transcriptional regulator, whose product MSGHSKWHSIKHKKGAADQARGKLFAKLIRQIEVAARESGGDVDASPTLRSMVQKARDASVPVDTIERAIKRGTGDLEGVRYEPVTYEGYATNGVAVLAECLTDNRNRTGQEVKNVFTRNGGSLAEPGAVAWQFERKGVIILEKSAATEDDLMLAALDAGAEDIADQGDTWQVTTGPSDLHAVRTALEAADINVTSCELTMLPTTSVPLGDETGARAVIRVIDALEEIDDVQNVYANFDIPDDVLQAVVA is encoded by the coding sequence ATGAGCGGCCATTCCAAGTGGCACTCCATCAAGCACAAGAAGGGCGCGGCCGATCAGGCCCGCGGGAAGCTCTTCGCGAAGCTGATCCGCCAGATCGAGGTCGCGGCACGCGAGAGCGGCGGTGATGTGGACGCAAGTCCCACGTTGCGCAGCATGGTGCAGAAGGCGCGCGATGCGTCGGTGCCCGTCGACACGATCGAACGGGCGATCAAGCGCGGCACAGGAGACCTCGAAGGCGTTCGCTACGAGCCGGTGACCTACGAGGGGTATGCGACGAACGGAGTAGCGGTGCTCGCGGAGTGTCTCACCGACAACCGTAATCGGACCGGCCAGGAGGTAAAGAACGTGTTCACGCGAAACGGCGGATCGTTGGCGGAGCCCGGCGCGGTGGCGTGGCAGTTCGAGCGAAAAGGTGTGATCATCCTCGAGAAGTCGGCGGCAACCGAGGATGACCTCATGTTGGCCGCGCTCGATGCCGGCGCCGAAGACATCGCCGATCAGGGCGACACGTGGCAGGTGACGACCGGACCGTCTGATCTGCATGCGGTACGGACCGCGCTCGAGGCTGCCGACATCAACGTGACGAGTTGCGAGCTCACGATGCTGCCCACGACCAGCGTGCCATTGGGCGACGAGACCGGCGCACGCGCGGTGATCCGCGTCATCGACGCATTAGAGGAGATTGATGACGTCCAGAACGTCTACGCCAACTTCGACATCCCCGACGACGTGCTGCAGGCGGTCGTGGCATGA
- a CDS encoding peroxiredoxin has protein sequence MSRGPDVGDVAPDFTLPGVRGHERRDYTLSEFRGQKVVLAFYPGDFTPGUTLQLRSYRDDFAEFERVSAVVLTISPQDVDSHERWAEQEDFPFAMLADTESRVIDAYGLKARGVGVRRSVFVIDTEGTVRYRLTAGVRAIFKKPKALARIIEELH, from the coding sequence ATGAGCCGCGGTCCCGATGTCGGCGACGTCGCACCCGATTTTACGCTCCCGGGAGTGCGCGGGCATGAGCGGCGTGACTACACGCTGTCGGAGTTCCGGGGGCAGAAGGTGGTGCTCGCGTTCTACCCGGGGGACTTCACCCCTGGCTGAACGCTTCAGCTGCGCTCGTACCGCGACGACTTCGCGGAGTTCGAGCGGGTGAGCGCGGTCGTGCTCACGATCTCACCGCAGGATGTGGACAGCCATGAGCGTTGGGCCGAGCAAGAGGACTTTCCGTTTGCCATGCTCGCCGACACCGAGAGCCGCGTGATCGACGCGTACGGCTTGAAGGCGCGCGGCGTTGGCGTCCGGCGTTCGGTGTTCGTCATCGATACCGAGGGGACCGTGCGATATCGCCTGACTGCCGGAGTACGTGCGATCTTCAAGAAGCCGAAGGCACTCGCACGGATCATCGAGGAGTTGCACTGA
- a CDS encoding PPOX class F420-dependent oxidoreductase, whose product MDVQEAREFIRANHHAVLATVRRDQRPQLSPIACVIDADGFVVISSRETAMKVKNIRRDPRASLCVLNDGFFGDWVQVEGIAEIISLPEAMDGLVEYYRQASGEHPDWDEYRAAMERDRRVLVRVTIERAGPNVGG is encoded by the coding sequence ATGGATGTCCAAGAAGCCCGGGAGTTCATTCGCGCCAATCACCACGCGGTACTCGCCACGGTCCGTCGCGATCAACGGCCGCAGCTCTCTCCGATCGCCTGCGTGATCGACGCGGACGGCTTCGTGGTGATCAGCAGCCGTGAGACGGCGATGAAGGTCAAGAACATTCGCCGCGATCCTCGGGCCTCACTGTGCGTGCTCAACGACGGCTTCTTCGGCGATTGGGTGCAGGTGGAAGGGATTGCGGAGATCATCTCGCTCCCCGAGGCGATGGACGGCCTCGTCGAGTACTACCGCCAGGCTTCGGGCGAGCATCCCGATTGGGACGAGTACCGGGCGGCCATGGAACGCGATCGACGCGTGCTGGTGCGGGTGACCATCGAACGTGCCGGCCCCAACGTTGGCGGTTAG